In bacterium, the genomic window GTATGGGTATGCGGGATGTGTTGATGTACTCAAGGTCGAGGGGTTCGAGGATCCTGGAGCGAATGTCGTCAGATTCTCTGCGGCAGAAGACGGTTAACCTGTAACCGTACAAGCTCAAAAGGTAGGCCATCATGATGCCGACCGATCCCATACCTGTTATCAGTGCGCTGGGAACGACATCAATCGACTCGTGGTAACAATAAAAATTGTACCGTTTGATTATCTGGATCGCCTCCTGGTGGGCTTTTTCCGCGACGCTTAAATGTGTCAGCAGCAGGGCAAGGTCCTCGAGCTGGGGCGGGATCTTGATCAGGTAGCGTCCGTGTACCGCCATAAAGTCCCTGGCAAAGCCGTGAGCACCCGAAATGCCTGAATCCTGGTAGCGATCGGGATGGGGGCATAGATCGGACCTGGCATCAATACAACGGCGGCAGTCCCTGCGGATCGTGGGTACCACGATATCCCCCGGTTCAAACTCCTTGACCATGGAACCGATCTCGACCACCTTTCCCACAGCAACGTGTCCCGGGATGATAAAATCATCTCCCTCCGGCATTGTGGCGCTCTTGTCTTTCAGGAGCAGGCGGTCACGGCGTGTGAAGGCAACCCGCGTGATCCGGACCAGTATCTCGTCGGCCTCAAGGGGCTGTATCGGGAAATCCACAAGGCGTATTCCACCGTCTGATGGGAAATAAGCGAGGGCTCTGGTGGTCTGGCTTGTCATGAAACTTATTATAGCAGGTATTGGTAGGGCCCGTGCACCTCGTAATCGAAAAAAATGATAACGGAGCTATATTAGGAGGTTGAATTTTTCGAGGTACCTTTCGACTGGACGAAGAATTCCGGATTCCGAATTGATCATTCCGAATCAAGGTCAAAAAAATTCTCAATCAGGAATCCTAAATTATCAATCGCTCTTGTTGCCATTTAAATTTAGATTCCCTAGTATGTCGCGGTATTCCCTAATATGTCGTGGCGTTCTCACCGTATCTTATATTTTCCATGATATAGGCCGGTGTGCTCCAGGGGCCTGCCAAAGGATCACTCCAGGCTTCCAGGCAACCCTATGGTCGGAGGTCCAGGTGGATTTTTCAACTGCGCGCAGCACTCTTGGTTTTTTCCTGATTGCAATCATCGGGTTGCTTGTCACACCGATTCCTGCCCATCCAGGGGAGACAGGCCTTACGCCCGTTCCGGGGGAGTATTCGAACCCTATTACCGTGACCTTCAATGTTCCTGAAGATACACACATATATTACACCCTGGACGGCTCAGAACCCAGTGGCAACTCATCGATCTTCAAGGGCCCGGTAGCTATTGAGGATGATACGGTTATCCGTTACTTTACTGTCCATTCCAGTGGTTTGCGGAGCAGTGTCCAGGAAGCGTTCTACCGTATCAGGCTCCAGAAGCCTTTCGAGGGCGAACTGAGGACTGTGGCAGAGCCTCCTGCTGGAATGAACTCAAAACGCGTCAGAGTCACGCTGTCCACCAAGGAAGGAGCGACGATCTATTACACCATCGATGGTTCCGATCCCTCCACCGACAGTAACAGTTACAGGATGCCCATAGTCCTTACAGTGGATACACAGTTGAAGTTTTTTGCCATGGACACGGATGGGTCCAGGGAGTCGATCAGGGAGGAGTTCTACAGGTTCAAGCTTGCCGATCAAATGCTGGACACGACCCCCCCCGAGGCCAGTATTACCCCCCTGCCGGAGAATTACCGCGCCGGGGATTTTATCAGGCTGACAGCCAATGAGAAATCGGAGGTCTACTACACTCTGGACGGGACAGAGCCCACAGAGGGGTCGGTAAAATACGAGGGTCCGTTCTGGCTGACCCAGAGTTCGGAGCTCAGGTTCCTTGCTGTGGACGAGAGCGGGAATCAGAGCAGGACCTACAGTGAGACCTTTCATCTTGATAAGGATGCGCCGTCATCTGAGGCATTTCCTGCAACCGGTCTTTACACCTCTCCCCTGACAGTGAAGATCAACGTATCAGATGCCGATGCCCGGACCCATTACACTATCAACGGTCTTCCTCCTACCACCAACTCTCCCCAATACATGGAACCACTGGTGCTCAGGAAAGATACTGTTCTCCAGTTTTTTTCCGTGGACCCCTTCGGCAACAGTGAAGCGTTAAAAAAGGAGACATACCTCTTCGATGATGCTGCGCCTGTAACTATTGCTGATCCTCCTGGCGGTGATTATGTTCCGCCCATAAACGTCACTCTCCGCACCGAGGAATCGGCCAGAACGCATTATAGCCTGGACGGATATGACCCTGACACGGAAAGTCCCATCTATTTTTCAGGTTTTTCCTTCAGCAGACCTGCCACGCTGAAATTCTTTTCCATGGACAGTGCCGGGAATAGGGAAAATATTCAGACTCACGAATACGGGTTGGTGAGTGGAGTATGGCTAAGGTTCGCCAGAGGAGTTTACCTGATACCCAGCATCACAGATGGCAAAACTTTCTGGATGGGATCGGAATCTGGGCTGGCAGTCTACCATGTCGGCTCAGGGGAAAGGGTTTTCATGGGGGAAGGGGAAGGGCTCCTGGGAACCAGTATCAATGATCTTGTTCTCGATGAGAAGGGAGACCTGTGGATCGCCACCGATCGGGGTCTCAATCACTTGCGCCCCGATGGAGGTTTTACACATTTTACCCGTGACGAGGGTCTGCCCGACAGGGAGGTTCTCTGCCTGGGAGTGGACAGGGATGGGAGCATATGGGCAGGAACCAATAAGGGGGTTTCCCGCATCAAGGATGGTGTTGTCCATGAGACTCTTAGAGCAGCGGATGGCCTGCCCCACGATACCGTCCTCTCCATTGCCGTGGACTACTCCGGTAATAAATGGTTTGGCACCATGAAGGGCTTGGCCAAATTCACAGGAAGTGAATTGCGGATCTATACCAAAGACAGCGGGATGATCAATGACGAGGTCCGAACTGTGGCCATTGATAAGGACTGGAATACCTGGGTGGGGACTCCAAGGGGTGTGTCTGTTTTCGACAGGGAAGAGTGGGTGAGCTTCACGAAAAATGACGGTCTTCCTGGAAACGCTGTCGTAATGGTTGCGCCCGACCCTGACGGAGAGGTGTGGGTTGCCACCCGAACGGGAGTAGCCCGCTATTCCAATGGAGAGTGGATAAAAGAGAATCCTCCTTGATCTCCTGGATCAAGGAGGATTTTGTGAACGGTTAACAGTGAATCGTGAACAGTAATTAAACGCAACCTGAGGGGCCAAACGGCCCCTGTTTTATTTTTTTAATTCACCCTTCACCTTTCACTATTCACGGTAAACGGAGCACTTTCAGCGAGGCTCCGTTTTCATCTTGACAACCATCTTTTCCCTGTTCTATAAAGTCAACTCTCACTAAACACTTTGGTACATGTTGTTAAACACTGCAGTTGTACCTGCCTCGGGTCAAACCGGGGTTTTCGAAAGTGTATTAACGCTATGGAAATCGGGAAAAAAATAAAAAGGCTCCGCCTTGCCAACGATCTGACCCAGGACGAGCTGGCTCTAAGGTCCGATCTGACCAAAGGGTTCATCTCTCTTCTGGAAAGGGACCACACATCCATATCCATCGAAGCTTTGGCCCAGGTGCTGGAGGTTTTCGGGTCCAGTTTGTCGGAATTTTTCAAAGATCTGGAAATGGGTGAGCAGAAAGTGGTGTTTCGTGCAGGGGACAGGGTGCTGGTCCAAGGGGAGGGAGAAGAGGAAACCATAGAACTTCTGATCCCGGGCGCACAGCGGAACATGATGGATCCCGTTCTGGTGACCATCGAGCCAGGGAAGGCCTCAACGGACAGCGGTCATGAGGGGGAGGAGTTCGGGATGGTCCTTTCCGGAAGCGTCATCCTGGAGATGGAGGGGCACAAGCACCAGCGTATAGGCAAGGGAGAGTGTTTTTATTTCAAGGCCGACAGGCCTCATGCAGTTGTCAACAGGGGCAAGAGAACCGCTAACGTACTATGGGTCGTATCACCTCCGGTTTACCACTAATCCGGGAGGCCGTATCCTTGAAAGGGATGAGTTATGAAATCACTGGGCAGGCATATACTGGTTGAGTTCTACGATTGCGATCCCGTGGCCCTGGACGATCTGAGCCTGGTGGAAAGGTCCATGAAGGAGGCTGCTGTCGCAGCCGGGTCCACCATCGTCGATTCTGTCTTCAGGAGGTTCGCGCCTCACGGCATAAGCGGGGTCGTGGTCATTGCCGAATCCCATCTTGCCATCCATACCTGGCCGGAATACGGCTATGCTGCTGTCGACCTCTTTACCTGCGGAGAAAAGGTGGACCCGTGGGCGGCACACGATCATCTGCAGGATGTCTTCCGTGCCCGTGACTCCGAATACAAGGAGGTGCCCAGGGGAGAGCTGCGAGTTCTGGGTGAAAACGCGTGTCACAAACCAAAGGGCAGTTTAGGCCCCGTTCCACACCAGGCAGGATGATGATCACTCGAATACCGGACGCCTATTTTTTTGCCAAGGGTGCATCCGAAGGATATATGCCTCTGAACGCTTTTGACGGTGCTCTCCTGGCTTCAGGTATCGGTAATACGAACCTGGTCAAAATGAGCAGTATCGTCCCACCCGGTGCCCGGCTTATCGAACCGGTTTCAATTCCCTACGGCGCACTTGTTCCTGTGGCCTACGCTTCCATCACAAGCAGTCTCAAGGGTCAGACCATCTCGGCGGCGGTGGCAGCAGCGTTTCCGGAGGATCGGTCCATGCCCGGACTCATCATGGAGTACAGCGCCACAGGTCCTTCAGAGGAGATAGAGCAGATCTGCTGTGATATGGCTGCCCACGGCCTCGGGATGAGAGGCCTCAAGGTTGGCCGTATTGAGAGCGCTGCGGTTTCCCATAATGTTGACAGTGTGGGAGCTGCTTTTGCAGCTGTTGTCCTCTGGACAAAAGATGATGATGTAGGGGTATAGAATTTTCCAGCTTCCTTGTTTTCCCTCCCCCACCCTTAATTTTTTTGTGAGGTTAGCTGAAATGGGCATTTGGTACACCGAAAAACATACTCCCCATTGCGGGATCACCATAGAGGTGAAGAAAAGCATCTACTACGGTGAGAGTGATTTCCAGACCCTGGAGATCCTGGACACTTTCGAGTTCGGACGGGTGTTGCTTCTCGATGGAGTGGTGATGCTTACCGAGCGCGATGAATTCGTCTATCACGAGATGCTGACTCACGTTCCGCTCAACACTCACCCCTCCCCTGAGAAGGTCCTGGTGATCGGTGGTGGAGATGGGGGGACGGCCAGGGAGGCGCTCAAACATCCACAGGTCAAGGATGTCACCCTGGTGGAGATCGACCGCATGGTGGTGGAGGCTGCTCTTACGCATCTGCCCGGCATCAGTGAGGGGCTCAGGGACCCCCGCACGAGGATCGTTTACGACGACGGGGTGCGGTTTGTTGCCGACGCTCCCCCGGGTAGTTATGATGTAATACTTGTAGACTCTACCGATCCCGTTGGCCCTGCCGAGGCGCTTTTTTCAGAGGATTTCTTTCGAAACTGTGCAAATGCACTTGGGCCTGATGGTGTATTCGCATGCCAGTCAGAATCTCCCTTTTACCATCTGCCCTTCATGGTCGATATATTCAGGCGGGTGGACGGGATCTATCCGAAAGTGGCGTTCTACCTCGCTGCTGTGCCTACCTACCCCAGTGGAAACTGGAGTTTCCTCATGGGTTCCAGGGCAGGGGGAACACCTTTTCCACAGTGCCGGGAGCATGTCCAACTGCAGACCAAATACTACGATCAGCACATTCATCTTGCCAGTTTTGCCCTTCCGCGGTACCTGGCTGAAGCCCTGACCAAATGAACACCCACCAGCGCTACCTTGGAGCGGACTGCAGCGTCGATGAAGCCGATGTCGTATTGGTAGGGGTTCCCTTTGATGGCACCGCAAGTTTCAGGCCTGGAGCCCGTTTCGGGCCTCAGGGGGTCCGGTTCTGGTCTGATGCTCTGGAGACCTACAGCCGTCCATTTAATGCCGATCTGGAGGATCTGAAGCTGGCTGATGCCGGGGATCTCCGGATACTCCCTGCTGATTGGCAAAAAGCTGCAGGAGCGATCCACGAGGCGGTTGAAAAGATCCTCCAGCTGGAAGCTGTACCGATCATGATGGGCGGTGAACACCTCATTACCCTTCCAGCAGTCGAGGCCACTGTCGCAGCGTTCCCTGGACTTGTTGTGGTTCACATGGATGCCCATATGGATCTGAGGGATGACTATGAGGGGATCAGGTTGTCCCATGCCACAGTGATGAGAAGGGTAATGGAAAAGGTGGGTTCTGACAGTATGCTGCAGTACGGGATTCGTTCCGGGACAAGGGAGGAATGGGCGCTATCGGAGGAAAATGACACCCTTCTCTCTGATCTTGAGACCCTTCCTGATATTATAGGGGACAGGCCGGTTTATCTCAGCATTGATCTGGATGTTCTGGATCCCTCGATCATGCCCGAGACAGGCACACCGGAACCAGGTGGAATATCCTTTTCCCAACTTCACAAGGCAATACTTGCATGCCGTGGACTCAATATGGTAGCGGGAGATGTTGTGGAATATTGTCCAATTCCCGGCTGGGGAGGCCCTTCGGGAGCTGTGGCTGCGAAGGTGGTGCGAGAGCTTATTTTTCTTTGTGCGGAAAGCCACCAGAATGCAGAACGCAGAACGCAGAACGCAGAATAAATATATAAACGTCAGACTAAAGCAAGTTTTCCACCATCGCTAATCTGTACTCAACAAAACTTTCCAGAACCAACCCGTCCCCGTCCAGATAGAAACCGGATTGGACTTTTTGCGACTCTATCAAGCTTGAAGTGGTAAACGTAGATTACTTGGTTAAATATTCTCTTTCTGCGTTCTGCGTCCTGTGTTCTGGGTTCTGTATTTCAAAGAAGCTTTTCGATTCGTTCTATAAGCTCCTCCGGTTCGAAGGGTTTAAAGATATAGTCGTCTGCCCCCATGGCATAACCATTCGTTACTTCATCCTTAAAGGCTCCTGCTGTAACCATGATAATGGGGGTTGAAAAGATCTCCGGGTTATCACGGACAGCTTTGCACACCTCCAGTCCTGAAACCCCGGGCATATAGACGTCCAGCAGGATCAGGTCAGGTCTTTCTTCCACTGCCTTGTCGATGCCGCAGCGTCCATTTTCACAAAGGACCAGATCGTAATCGTCCCTCAGGATAAAGGTCATCATAATCCTTATATCGGGGTCGTCTTCGACCAGGAGGATCTTATTTTTTTTAACCATGGTAACAGACCCTTTTTCAGCTGACTCAAATGGGGGGTTTGAAAGGATGTTATATCTGGAATAAATTGAACAACATTTTTACCCATAACGTCAAGATTTCAAGCTGTTATAGTGGAGATTTTAATGCTCAAGACATACGCAAAGAAATGATATAACATTATCGAAGTTTTTGAAAATTTCATAGGACTCGGGATGCCGTAAAGTGTCAGGTAAAGGTGTGCTCTGGTTTTGCTGCAAGGATGATCTGGTATGTCAAGGTCGGTTTGGCAACTGTCTGGATAAGAAATCGGGGTTTGGTTGTCAACTCCCGAAAACAAGGCCCGCTGGACTAAAACAGAAGATTCAGGTGGACTGAAAATATGATCAAGGATCTCAGGATCCATGGCGAAATAGGAGGCGACAAGGAGTTTTTCGCTACACTCAGCGGAGACGGCCTGGACGGCCGTTATTTCCACGAATCCCTGGAAAGGGAGGGTGAAATCGTCCACCGTTTTTTTGTAGGTGGCAGCGAATTTCTGCTGGGTCCGGCAGCCCTGTCTCATTCCGGCAACGGAGGCAATTTTTGTCCCTACATGTTCGGTGTGGACGAGCCTATTGAGGACCTTGTCAAACAGGAGGTGATAAACCGTCTTGTGGTCTTTGGCGCGAGGCATGAGCCGAGCTCCAGGATCGTATTCTCGGATAGAACTTCCTCCAGTGAGGAGTACAAACAGATCTTCCTCAAAGGGCACGCGGTTTTCAACTATTACTTCTTTGTTCAGTACAAAGGCAGCGGCGGACTGAAAAAACAGCAGGAAGAGATCCTCAGGTCGCTGGGCAAAGCCCTCAAGAGGTTTCCGCTCAATCTGGATGAAGAGGATTCGCGTATTGTGGAGGGGCTCAAGTCGAGATGGTTCGAGCTCGCTTCCGTATTTTTCCTGCTCAAGGTGGTCAACCGCTCACACCTTAAATTTTACCGAAGACTCGAAGAGATGTTCGCCGCATCCCAGACCCTGGGAGACGAAGAAAATGCTCTTTTGGGGGAACTTGCTGCTCGTCTCGCCATCGACCCCTATTCTCAGGAAAGAATGAAGATCGATGTTATGTACAGATATCCGGGCAACCGTCAGGTTGTGGAGGAGTACCGCTCCATACTGGTTGATATCAGGAGCAGGGACGAGATCCGGTTTGACGACCAGGCGCGCATTTCACGATTGCGGACAGTAGCTCTTCGAAAGGGAATCCCGGTAAACCTGCTCAACTCTTTAGATGAAAAGCTGCTGGGCGACCGGAAAATGATCGTCGCCGAGGAACCGGCTTATCTGGTCGAGATGAGGGGGGTCCTGGAAACCATCCTCCTGCAGAGCAGGCAGGTGAGCATCCTTCTTGAGAAAGAGGACCTGATAAAATTGCTCAAGTCAAAGCTCATCGCTTTGGAAAATAGGGATTCGGCCTTCGACCGGATCCTCATTGAAGTGGGAAAAGAGTGTGACGAGCGTAGCCGGGAAGCAGGGAATACTGTGGCCCTCGAAGAGTTCGGGAATATCGTCACCTTCTTCGACAGGTTTGACAATGTATATCACGTTGTCAATAGTCTGGGTTTCCACGAGGAAGAAAGGCTTCCGGAGGACAAACTCCGGAGCCTGATGATGAGCAAGAAGGTGTTCGATGATGTTCAGGAGAACCTTTTCCACGACCTTTTCATCGTCCAGATCCTGAAGAACCATTATCTTCCGCAGTACGGTAAAAAGAAGGTGGAGGCGCTGTTTGGCGGTATGTCCCATATCGAGACAGGTGATTTTTCCCTTCAGGACGTGCTGATATCCCTGGAAGATCTGGTCAGGGAAGAGCGGGAATACCGCATTGTAAAGACAGCCATGGATCGCTGGCTTAAAAAGTTTGGTCGTTCCCTCAAAGGGATCGAAGAGGAAACGTCATTTATTAACGATGTCAGGAAGATGCTGGTTTCCCGCTCGCTGGTACGTCCGGACGTGCCGGAATCGTTTTTCCGAAAGGCTCTCGAGGACCTGAAAATGGAGAGGATCTTTTTCGGTTCCGTGCTTCCCAACGCTATCAAGGCCAGGGATGCTGTCATCAGAAGCGAGTTCATCGACACAAGCGGTATGGATATGATGAGGATCGAAGAACTGGAAAGAGAGTTTCAGCAACAGTACCTTATCACGGACGAGGTCATGGATATTATCCGGAGTGATGGAGCCTGAGGAGGACACATATGTTAATGGCAGGTGTTGATGTTGGGTTCGGATTTACCAAGGCTACAGACGGTGAATCCTATACCCTGTTCAAATCTATCGTCGGCGAACCTCAACCGCGGTCAATGGAGGACAATTTTTTCTCCAGTGAAGCGATACCGGGGCTGCATTTGACATTGGATGACCGCTCCTACTTTGTTGGAGAACTGGCCGAATCGGAGTCAAGGGTACGGCAATTTACCCTGGACCAGGCTCAAATGGTTACCCAGCAATTCAAGATCCTTGCCCTCGCCGCACTTGCCAAGATAGTGCCCAGCCGGGTACCAGTCAACGTGATCACCGGGTTACCGGTGGGATATTACATGGAGTACAAGGACAAGCTGGCCCAGGTTCTGGAGGGTGAGCACAAGCTCCTGATCCATGACAGCTCCCAGGGGAATGAAACCGAAACCGTTCTTAACATCAGCCATGCCAGGGTGATACCCCAGCCCTACGGGAGCCTCGTAGATTATCTGTTTCGGGATGACGGGACTGTACTCAGAGCGGATGCTGCGCGGCAGAAGATAGGGGTGGTCGATATTGGTTTCAAAACAACTGATTTTACCGTTTGCAAGGATTTCAGGCATTCCGAGCGCGGCAGCAGGACCACCGATACAGGCATTGCCAAAGCGTTCACTTACATCTCCGAGGCGCTCAACGACATGAGCGGTGTCAATGTGGAGATCTACCGTCTGTACGATGCAGTCCGTGAGGGCAGTATCAAGATCAGGGGCGCTGAATATGATCTTTCCAAGGTTAAAGGCGAAGTTTTCGGCAGGTTGGCGACGGCTGTGGCCAGCGATATGGAGAGGGTCTGGACCGATGATTGGGATCTGGATCTTGTTCTCCTGGCCGGTGGGGGCGGAGAGGCACTCTTCGAATACCTGAAACCCCTGGTACGTGGCGAACTGGCACTACTCAAGACAAAGGATGATCCACGGATGTCGAACGTTTCGGGGTATGTAAAATACGGTCGTTACTATTATGATGGAAGCGTGGTGAAGGAGGCCTGATGAGAGGCAAGAGTTTCCTTTTTCTGGCGATACTTCTGGCGCTGGTAGCGGTCCTGGCACAGTTCTGGCCTTTTGACCGCACCCCGCCAGAGGTCCAGATTCAGCCTGCACCGGGTAAATACCACGAGAAGATCCAGGTCACGCTCACCACGGAACCGGACGCTGAACTGTTCATCGCCACTGGTGACG contains:
- a CDS encoding alcohol dehydrogenase catalytic domain-containing protein gives rise to the protein MTSQTTRALAYFPSDGGIRLVDFPIQPLEADEILVRITRVAFTRRDRLLLKDKSATMPEGDDFIIPGHVAVGKVVEIGSMVKEFEPGDIVVPTIRRDCRRCIDARSDLCPHPDRYQDSGISGAHGFARDFMAVHGRYLIKIPPQLEDLALLLTHLSVAEKAHQEAIQIIKRYNFYCYHESIDVVPSALITGMGSVGIMMAYLLSLYGYRLTVFCRRESDDIRSRILEPLDLEYINTSRIPIPRLIKTGYSFQQLFETTGDPEYMISVMPFMGPNAVMAIIGVPDHDSKEKIPEVDINRVFTRMVVGNQVIFGSIKAGRDAFELAVRDLTELSDLYGDSLASLLTDTFPLAEYNRLLTLDTRDTIIPSLTLT
- a CDS encoding chitobiase/beta-hexosaminidase C-terminal domain-containing protein, producing the protein MDFSTARSTLGFFLIAIIGLLVTPIPAHPGETGLTPVPGEYSNPITVTFNVPEDTHIYYTLDGSEPSGNSSIFKGPVAIEDDTVIRYFTVHSSGLRSSVQEAFYRIRLQKPFEGELRTVAEPPAGMNSKRVRVTLSTKEGATIYYTIDGSDPSTDSNSYRMPIVLTVDTQLKFFAMDTDGSRESIREEFYRFKLADQMLDTTPPEASITPLPENYRAGDFIRLTANEKSEVYYTLDGTEPTEGSVKYEGPFWLTQSSELRFLAVDESGNQSRTYSETFHLDKDAPSSEAFPATGLYTSPLTVKINVSDADARTHYTINGLPPTTNSPQYMEPLVLRKDTVLQFFSVDPFGNSEALKKETYLFDDAAPVTIADPPGGDYVPPINVTLRTEESARTHYSLDGYDPDTESPIYFSGFSFSRPATLKFFSMDSAGNRENIQTHEYGLVSGVWLRFARGVYLIPSITDGKTFWMGSESGLAVYHVGSGERVFMGEGEGLLGTSINDLVLDEKGDLWIATDRGLNHLRPDGGFTHFTRDEGLPDREVLCLGVDRDGSIWAGTNKGVSRIKDGVVHETLRAADGLPHDTVLSIAVDYSGNKWFGTMKGLAKFTGSELRIYTKDSGMINDEVRTVAIDKDWNTWVGTPRGVSVFDREEWVSFTKNDGLPGNAVVMVAPDPDGEVWVATRTGVARYSNGEWIKENPP
- a CDS encoding cupin domain-containing protein; this translates as MEIGKKIKRLRLANDLTQDELALRSDLTKGFISLLERDHTSISIEALAQVLEVFGSSLSEFFKDLEMGEQKVVFRAGDRVLVQGEGEEETIELLIPGAQRNMMDPVLVTIEPGKASTDSGHEGEEFGMVLSGSVILEMEGHKHQRIGKGECFYFKADRPHAVVNRGKRTANVLWVVSPPVYH
- the speD gene encoding adenosylmethionine decarboxylase yields the protein MKSLGRHILVEFYDCDPVALDDLSLVERSMKEAAVAAGSTIVDSVFRRFAPHGISGVVVIAESHLAIHTWPEYGYAAVDLFTCGEKVDPWAAHDHLQDVFRARDSEYKEVPRGELRVLGENACHKPKGSLGPVPHQAG
- a CDS encoding arginine decarboxylase, pyruvoyl-dependent codes for the protein MMITRIPDAYFFAKGASEGYMPLNAFDGALLASGIGNTNLVKMSSIVPPGARLIEPVSIPYGALVPVAYASITSSLKGQTISAAVAAAFPEDRSMPGLIMEYSATGPSEEIEQICCDMAAHGLGMRGLKVGRIESAAVSHNVDSVGAAFAAVVLWTKDDDVGV
- the speE gene encoding polyamine aminopropyltransferase; its protein translation is MGIWYTEKHTPHCGITIEVKKSIYYGESDFQTLEILDTFEFGRVLLLDGVVMLTERDEFVYHEMLTHVPLNTHPSPEKVLVIGGGDGGTAREALKHPQVKDVTLVEIDRMVVEAALTHLPGISEGLRDPRTRIVYDDGVRFVADAPPGSYDVILVDSTDPVGPAEALFSEDFFRNCANALGPDGVFACQSESPFYHLPFMVDIFRRVDGIYPKVAFYLAAVPTYPSGNWSFLMGSRAGGTPFPQCREHVQLQTKYYDQHIHLASFALPRYLAEALTK
- the speB gene encoding agmatinase — its product is MNTHQRYLGADCSVDEADVVLVGVPFDGTASFRPGARFGPQGVRFWSDALETYSRPFNADLEDLKLADAGDLRILPADWQKAAGAIHEAVEKILQLEAVPIMMGGEHLITLPAVEATVAAFPGLVVVHMDAHMDLRDDYEGIRLSHATVMRRVMEKVGSDSMLQYGIRSGTREEWALSEENDTLLSDLETLPDIIGDRPVYLSIDLDVLDPSIMPETGTPEPGGISFSQLHKAILACRGLNMVAGDVVEYCPIPGWGGPSGAVAAKVVRELIFLCAESHQNAERRTQNAE
- a CDS encoding response regulator, translating into MVKKNKILLVEDDPDIRIMMTFILRDDYDLVLCENGRCGIDKAVEERPDLILLDVYMPGVSGLEVCKAVRDNPEIFSTPIIMVTAGAFKDEVTNGYAMGADDYIFKPFEPEELIERIEKLL
- a CDS encoding TIGR04442 family protein; protein product: MIKDLRIHGEIGGDKEFFATLSGDGLDGRYFHESLEREGEIVHRFFVGGSEFLLGPAALSHSGNGGNFCPYMFGVDEPIEDLVKQEVINRLVVFGARHEPSSRIVFSDRTSSSEEYKQIFLKGHAVFNYYFFVQYKGSGGLKKQQEEILRSLGKALKRFPLNLDEEDSRIVEGLKSRWFELASVFFLLKVVNRSHLKFYRRLEEMFAASQTLGDEENALLGELAARLAIDPYSQERMKIDVMYRYPGNRQVVEEYRSILVDIRSRDEIRFDDQARISRLRTVALRKGIPVNLLNSLDEKLLGDRKMIVAEEPAYLVEMRGVLETILLQSRQVSILLEKEDLIKLLKSKLIALENRDSAFDRILIEVGKECDERSREAGNTVALEEFGNIVTFFDRFDNVYHVVNSLGFHEEERLPEDKLRSLMMSKKVFDDVQENLFHDLFIVQILKNHYLPQYGKKKVEALFGGMSHIETGDFSLQDVLISLEDLVREEREYRIVKTAMDRWLKKFGRSLKGIEEETSFINDVRKMLVSRSLVRPDVPESFFRKALEDLKMERIFFGSVLPNAIKARDAVIRSEFIDTSGMDMMRIEELEREFQQQYLITDEVMDIIRSDGA
- a CDS encoding ParM/StbA family protein, whose translation is MLMAGVDVGFGFTKATDGESYTLFKSIVGEPQPRSMEDNFFSSEAIPGLHLTLDDRSYFVGELAESESRVRQFTLDQAQMVTQQFKILALAALAKIVPSRVPVNVITGLPVGYYMEYKDKLAQVLEGEHKLLIHDSSQGNETETVLNISHARVIPQPYGSLVDYLFRDDGTVLRADAARQKIGVVDIGFKTTDFTVCKDFRHSERGSRTTDTGIAKAFTYISEALNDMSGVNVEIYRLYDAVREGSIKIRGAEYDLSKVKGEVFGRLATAVASDMERVWTDDWDLDLVLLAGGGGEALFEYLKPLVRGELALLKTKDDPRMSNVSGYVKYGRYYYDGSVVKEA